The genomic interval CGCGTACTGGTTGGAGACGTTGGCCAGATTGCCCGAGGCCATCGAGCCCCAGGTGTGGTGCACCAGGACGGTGTCGACGAAGTCCACGCCGTTCATCAGCCGGGGCGGGGCCAGGGGGAACAGGTAGTAGCCGAGCAGGGCCACGCCGGTGGTCGCGAAGAGGGCCAGCCGGGCCGCCGCGTACCGGCCGGGATGCCAGCGGTAGAGCCACACCAGGACACCGATGGTGAGGACGAAGTGCAGGGTGGCGTAGTAGTAGTTCATCCCCACGATCAGCCACGTCACCGAATTGACGGCGTGGTTGACGGTGTCCTCGACGGCGATGTGGAGGGCGTTCTCGACGCGCCAGATCCAGTCGGCGTTGCGCAACGCCGCGGCCCGCTGCTCGGGCACGGCGTTGCGCACGAGGGAGTACGTCCAGTAACTCACCGCGATCAGCAGCACCTCGAACCACAACCGTGGCCGGCGCGCCCGGCGCGGCGTCCACAGGCCGGGCTCGCGGGGTTTTCGCTGGAGGGCACCCTCGGGCGACGGCCTGTCCGCTCGCTCCTCGGTGGGTGGCGGGGCGGCCGTTTGGCCTTCCAGTGTCCTTACTGTCGCTTCACCCATAGAGAAACAGTCTGCCAGATACGGGCGAGGGCCAGATCATCCCCAAGTCTGGTCTTGGGCCGGGGCCGAAGCCGTTGAACCACGAACCACCAATTCGGGCAGGAACACGAATTCGCTGTGCGGCGCGGGGGTCCCCCCGACCTCCTCCAGCAGCGCCCGGACGGCCGCCTGGCCCATGGACGGCACGGGCTGCCGGATGGTGGTCAGCGGCGGGTCCGTGAAGGCGATGAGCGGGGAGTCGTCGAAGCCCACCACCGAGACGTCCCTGGGCACCTCCAGGCCCAGCTGACGGGCCGCCCGCACGACGCCCAGCGCCATCATGTCGCTCGCGCACACGACGGCCGTGGCGCCCCGGGCGAGCAGCGCGGAGGCCGCCGCCTGGCCGCCCTCCAGGCTGAACAGCGAGTGCTCGATCAGCTCCTCGGCGTCGCCCGGCCCGACGCCCAGCTCGTCCTGCATGGCGCGGAGGAAACCCTCGATCTTCCGCTGTACCGGGACGTACCGCTTGGGGCCCAGCGCCAGCCCGATCCGCCGGTGCCCCAGTGCCGCCAGATGGGTGACGGCCAGCCGGACCGCCGCCCGGTCGTCGGGCGAGACGAACGGCGCCCGCACCTTCGGTGAGAAGCCGTTGATCAGCACGAACGGCACGCCCTGGGCGCGCAGCCGCTCGTAGCGCTGCATATCCGCGGAGGTGTCGGCGTGCAACCCGGAGACGAAGATGATGCCGGCGACGCCCCGGTCGACGAGCATCTCCGTCAGCTCGTCCTCCGTGGAGCCGCCCGGCGTCTGGGTCGCCAGCACCGGGGTGTACCCCTGGCGGGTCAGGGCCTGCCCGATGACCTGGGCGAACGCCGGGAAGATGGGGTTGTCCAGCTCGGGTGTGATCAGCCCCACCAGGCCCTCGCTGCGCTGCCGCAGCCGTACGGGCCGCTCGTAGCCCAGCACGTCGAGCGCGGCCAGCACGGACTGGCGGGTGGAGGCGGCCACCCCCGGCTTCCCGTTGAGGACGCGACTGACGGTTGCTTCGCTGACACCCGCCTGGGCTGCGATGTCGGCTAGCCGGGCGGTCACAGGACTGGACCTTACCGGTCGCATCTCAGACTGCCCACCAGACGCAGGAATCGGAGGGCAGCCGGACCGTGCCGCCGGTGAACTCCAGGGCGCGGGTGGCGAGCACCGGGCGGCCCGGCACCGGCATCTCCACCTCCTCGTCCAGGGTGTTGAGCGTGCACACGAAACCCGGCCGGGACAGGGCCAGCACGCCCTCGGGCGCGGCCAGCCAGCCCATCTCCCCGTCGCCCAGACCCGGCAGCTCCCGGCGCAGCGTCAGCGCCGAGCGGTACAGCTCCAGGGTCGAGCGCGGGTCGCCGGACTGCGCCGCCACCGACAGCTCGGCCCACTCGGCCGGCTGCGGCAGCCAGCTGCCGCCGGGCCCGAAGCCGAACGGGGGCTCGCCGCCCGACCACGGCAGCGGCACCCGGCAGCCGTCCCGGGTGCCGTCCTGGCCGTCCCCGCGGAAGAACGCCGGGTCCTGGCGCACCTCGTCCGGCAGGTCCACGACCTCCGGCAGGCCCAGCTCCTCGCCCTGGTAGACATAGGCCGAGCCGGGCAGCGCCAGCATCAGCAGCGCCGCCGCCCGCGCCCGCGCGAGGCCCCGCTCGCCGCCGCCGTAGCGGGTGGTGTGCCGGACGACGTCGTGGTTGGACAGCACCCAGGTGGTGGGCGCGCCCACCGAGCGGGTCGCGTCCAGTGACGCGTCGATCACCGTGCGCATCTCCGCCGCGTCCCACGCGCAGGTCAGGAACTGGAAGTTGAACGCCTGGTGCAGCTCGTCCGGGCGCACGTACAGCGCCAGCCGCTCCGAGGTCGGCGCCCAGGCCTCGGCCACCCCGATCCGCTCGCCGTCGTAGGAGTCCAGCAGCTGCCGCCAGGCGCGGTGGATCTCGTGCACCCCGTCCTGGTCGAAGAACGGCAGCACCTGCGCGCCGATCAGCTTCGCCTGCTCCTTGCGGCCGATGTCCGGCAGCCCCGGGGCCTTGACCATGCCGTGCGCCACGTCGATCCGGAAGCCGTCCACGCCCAGG from Streptomyces albireticuli carries:
- a CDS encoding phosphatase PAP2 family protein yields the protein MGEATVRTLEGQTAAPPPTEERADRPSPEGALQRKPREPGLWTPRRARRPRLWFEVLLIAVSYWTYSLVRNAVPEQRAAALRNADWIWRVENALHIAVEDTVNHAVNSVTWLIVGMNYYYATLHFVLTIGVLVWLYRWHPGRYAAARLALFATTGVALLGYYLFPLAPPRLMNGVDFVDTVLVHHTWGSMASGNLANVSNQYAAMPSMHIGWSTWCGVTIALLARPVWVKVLGALYPVATLVVIVATANHFWLDAVGGLLCLSFGFGLSFVWFRAFPHRLARQVAGKSAAPSGEAESAAASRG
- a CDS encoding glycoside hydrolase family 13 protein, with product MTQDLAPSVRSQGAAPSSPQAEGWWRSAVIYQVYVRSFADSDGDGIGDLRGIRERLPHLAGLGVDAVWLTPFYASPQADGGYDVADYRAVDPLFGDLSDADDLVREAHRLGLRVIVDIVPNHTSEQHAWFRAALADRPGGTARARYHFRPGRGAAGELPPNDWESVFGGPAWTRTAGPDGTPGEWYLHLFAPEQPDLNWENPQVREEFDSVLRFWLDLGVDGFRIDVAHGMVKAPGLPDIGRKEQAKLIGAQVLPFFDQDGVHEIHRAWRQLLDSYDGERIGVAEAWAPTSERLALYVRPDELHQAFNFQFLTCAWDAAEMRTVIDASLDATRSVGAPTTWVLSNHDVVRHTTRYGGGERGLARARAAALLMLALPGSAYVYQGEELGLPEVVDLPDEVRQDPAFFRGDGQDGTRDGCRVPLPWSGGEPPFGFGPGGSWLPQPAEWAELSVAAQSGDPRSTLELYRSALTLRRELPGLGDGEMGWLAAPEGVLALSRPGFVCTLNTLDEEVEMPVPGRPVLATRALEFTGGTVRLPSDSCVWWAV
- a CDS encoding LacI family DNA-binding transcriptional regulator — translated: MTARLADIAAQAGVSEATVSRVLNGKPGVAASTRQSVLAALDVLGYERPVRLRQRSEGLVGLITPELDNPIFPAFAQVIGQALTRQGYTPVLATQTPGGSTEDELTEMLVDRGVAGIIFVSGLHADTSADMQRYERLRAQGVPFVLINGFSPKVRAPFVSPDDRAAVRLAVTHLAALGHRRIGLALGPKRYVPVQRKIEGFLRAMQDELGVGPGDAEELIEHSLFSLEGGQAAASALLARGATAVVCASDMMALGVVRAARQLGLEVPRDVSVVGFDDSPLIAFTDPPLTTIRQPVPSMGQAAVRALLEEVGGTPAPHSEFVFLPELVVRGSTASAPAQDQTWG